Genomic DNA from Haloplanus aerogenes:
GATCACGAGGCTGAGTGCAATCCCGAAGGCACCGGCCATCACCACGCCGCGGAGGGGTTCCAGCGGCGTCCCGACCATCGGGGTCCCCAGTGCGAAGATGAGGAGGATCGCGAGACCGATGTACGCCCCCGCCATCCCCGCGTGGATGAGGTACGCCGGGAGTTTCTTGTCGATCAGTTCGATCTGTGCTGCTGCCGCCTCGCTGACACCGTCGAGCGTGTTGTCGTACACCTCACTCACCTCCCTCGTCTACTGCCGACCGCGTACGTGGGACGTTCGCATCTATGCCGAGACTCGGCCGGAATGTTTGCTTTGGTTCCTTTTCAATAGACGATCGTCCGGGTATTTCGGAATGAAGGCCATTTTCCTTCATATTTCGTCGGATAGTCGATCTTACTGCCCGTATATAATCCTGATCATTAGGCCTCTAATTTTTTCCAAGGTATGCACCATGAATTGAGGAATATCTCTGGCATATATAGTTCATATGTCCAAATATAAGGTCTCGAATCGGAGTTCTGACGGGCGACGCCCTCGCCCGACCGAGTGTCGGGCGACATCCCGGCCGCGAGGCGTCACGCGCTCACGCGTAGCACGAGCCAGATTCCCAGACACGCAACCGGGGGGATGGTCAGGTTGTCGTCGAGGACGTAGCCGCGCACGACGGGTGTGAAGCCGTCGGCGACCGTCGCGCCGGCGCTTCCGACCGCCGCGGCGACGAGCGCCGGCGGGAGGGGGACGTGCGGCACCAGCACCAGCGCCGCCAGCGCGAAACAGACACCGAACATGACCGCGATGACGCTGGCGCGTTTGGCTCGCCCCGCCTCGTTCGATCCGAGGAGGCCGCTGATCGGATCGCCGAGCGTCAGCATCAGCATGCCGGGGACGGCGACCAGCGGGTCGAACACGAGCGCGACGCCGGCCATGCTGAACATGTAGAGCGCGTAGCCGGCGACGTTGTCCCGTTCGTACTCCCGCGTGAGCGTCTCGTAGATGGCCCAGTCGAGGCCGATCCAGAGTCGGATCGTCTCGAGCCCCGCGGCGACGCCGGCGCCGACGAGAAGGAGCCAGCGGAGCGTCGTCCAGTCGGCCAGTCCCAGCAGGTAGAGCGCCGGGAAACCGACGCCGCTGGCGTGGACGGCGCGCCGCCGGAGTTCGGCCATGCTACGAGCGCGTCACGTCCGTCTCGACCCGTTCGTACGTTTCCAGCAGGTCGTCGAACGCCGCCCGACCGTCGAGGATGGCGCCGAGTTCCGCCGCCAGCTCAGCGGTGGGAACCCGTACCTGTGCGGTCGTGTCTCGATCCCGAACCGTCACCGTTTCGTCCGCCGCTTCGACGCTCTCGTGATCGACCGTCACCGACAGCGGCGTGCCGACCTCGTCCTGCCGGCGGTAGCGGCGGCCGATGTTGCCCGAGTCGTCGTGGGCGACCGACAACCCCGCTTCGCGCAGGGCCGCCACCACGTCGTCGGCCAGCGTCTCCAGCGCGTCGTCGCTCACCAGCGGGAACACCGCCACGTCCGTCGGCGCCACCTCGGGCGCGAGCGAGAGATACGTGCGCTCCTCGCCGTCGATCACGTCGCTGTCGTACGCGTGCGCGATCAGGGTGTACACCGTCCGGTCGACGCCGAAGGAGGGTTCGACCACGTGCGGCGTGACGTGTTCGCCCGCCTCCGTCTGCTCCTCGATCCGGAAGTTCGTCACGTCGGTGTCGACGGTCACCGTCTCGCCGTCCACCTCGACGCGTACCTCGTCGCCGTCGAACGCGTCCGGGTTCCGTTCCGCGAGGTCACGCAGCGCGTCGGCCACGTCGCCCGCCTGCCCGCCGAACTCCGGGCCGAGGACGCTCATGTCGGGATCGACGACCGCCCGTTCGACCGTCCGGGGCTCGTCGTACTGTTCGAAGACGGTGAAGTCGTCGTCGCCGTGTTCGGCGTGCTTGGAGAGGTCGTAGTCGCCGCGGTAGGCGAAGCCGGCGATTTCGATCCAGTCGCCGGCGGTGGGGTCGTCGAGGTCCTCGTCCGCCACGGCGCCGCCCACCTCGCTCTCGGCGTCCCAGCAGTCCGCCGCGTAGTGGGCGCGTTCGCCCGGGAGATGCTGGCGGAACCGGAAGCGGTCGCCGTCGACGCCGATCCGCTCGTACCACTCGCGGGCGACGCCGAGGTAGTAGGCCACCCAGTCGCTCGCGACGATGCCCTCATCTACTGCCTCGCCGACCGTCGCCTCGACGTAGCCGCCGTCGGGATCCTCCTGCTCGTCGGCAGGGTACAGTCGGAGCGACACGTCCGCCACGCGGTCGAGCGGCGGTTCGTCCGTGTCGGGGTTGACGAACTGTTCCAACTCGGCTTGCGTGAACTCCCGGGTGCGGACGAGGCCCTTCCGGGGACTGATCTCGTTGCGGTAGGCCCGACCGATCTGCGTGATGCCGAACGGAAGCTTGTTGCGCGCGTACTCCTTCAGCCGCGGGAACTCGACGAAGATGCCCTGTGCCGTCTCGGGGCGGAGGTAGCCCGACTGGCCGGAGCCGGGACCGATGGTCGTCTCGAACATGAGGTTGAACTCCTCGACCGGCCGGCCGGCGAGGGGCGCCCCACACGAGGGACAGGCGATTTCGTACTCCGCGACCAGTTCCTCCACCTCGGGGATGGGCAGGCTCTCGGCCTCTTCGATGTCGCTCGCGTCCTCGATCAGGTGGTCGGCGCGGTGGCTCTCGCCGCACTCGCCACACTCGACGAGCATGTCGTCGAAGCCGTCGAGGTGGCCCGACGCCTCGAACACCGCCTCGGGCGCGATGGTCGGCGCCTCGATCTCGTCGTTGCCCTCGCGGACGGTGAAGCGGTCACGCCACGCCGATTCGACGTTGCCCTTGAGCGCCGCGCCCTCGGGACCGAAGGTGTAGAAGCCGGCGACACCGCCGTACGCTTCGTTCGCGCCGAAGAAGAAGCCGCGGCGCTTCGCGAGTTCCGTGATCGCGCGCGCGTCGCTCATCTACACGCCCCGTAGCAGATCCACGTCGCGGACGATGCCGGTGAGCGACCCGCCCTCGACCAGCGGCACCTGTTCGATGTCGTTCGAGAGCAGGAGCCGGGCGACCTCCTGAGCGGTCTTGCGACCGGAGACCGTCACCAGGTCGTCGGTCATGAAGGTCTCGACGGGTTCGCGCGGAATCTCCACGTTCCGGGTCGGGAAGTAGCGGTTGCCGACCGCCTTGATCCCCTCCCACATCCAGTCGTCGTCCTCGTTGGCGATGCTCTCGCCGGTGTCGTCCTCGCCTTCGACCACGCGGGCCACCTCGATGATGTCGACTTCGGTGAGCATCCCCGTCATTTCGCCGTCGTCGTCGAGGACGATCGCGTAGGGGACGTTCGCGTAGTTGATCTCGCGCTCGGCCACGGTCAGCGGCGTCCCGCGGTGGGTGGTGTTGACGGCCGCCGTCGCCAGCGACGCGACCGGCGTGTCGCCGTCCACGTCGCCGCGGGCGATCGCCCGAACCACGTCCGTCACGGTGAGGATACCCTCTAGGCCGTCGTCGACGACCGGCACTCGGCGGGCGTTCTCGGCGAGCATCATCCTCGCCACCTCGACGAGGTCGGCGTCCACCGTCGTCGTCGGTACGTCCCGCATCAAGAGGGCGAGCTGGTCTTCGTCCGGGTTCTCGATGAGATCGTCTCGCGAGACGAGGCCGCGGTACGCTTCCCCGTCGTCGGTCTGTTTGACGACGGGAATCGACGAGAAGCCCCGCTCCTGGAGATACTCGAGAGCGTCGTCCCGGGTGCCCGGGAGGGCGACGGTGACGACGTCCGCGCGGGGCGTCATCGCGTCGGCTACTTGCATGTCCCCCGTTCCGCCGCCCACCCTCTAATACTCTGCGAAGGACACGCCCGGACCGTCCTCCCCACACCTCGTATCGACGTATTTATATGCGGGTGTTACTATCTAACATACATGGCGCCCGATGCGACGGCTGTGGGGGGACAGGGTTCGGATGTCATGGCTTCGGTGGATGACGGGACTGGGGCCCCGGAGTTCGTCATCGCCGACGTTTCCCGTGACGACGCCTGGGTATCGATCCAGCTTCGAGACGCATCCGGCCTCGACGACTGGCGGTAACGCCCATCCTCCGCGAGACGCGCTCGCTCCCGACTTTTAGACGCGACTCTGCCGACGACGATCCGCGGGCTTTATTCGCTCGACCAACACACTGAGGCCTATGTCGAGCGACGCCCCCGGGAACGTCCTCTTCGTCGTCATGGACACGGTTCGGGCGGATCACCTCACCCCCTACGGCTACGACCGGCCGACCACGCCCGGTCTCGCCGACTTCGCCGCCGAGGCGACCGTCTTCGAGGAGGCGGTCGCCCCTGCGCCGTGGACCCTCCCCGTCCACGCCTCCCTCTTCACCGGCCTCTATCCCAGTCAGCACGGCGCCGACCAGGAGAATCCTTATCTGGAGGGCGCTACCACCCTCGCCGAGACGCTCTCGGCCGCCGGCTACGACACCGCGTGTTACTCTTCGAACGCCTGGATCACGCCGTACACCCATCTCACCGACGGCTTCGACGACCAGGACAACTTCTTCGAGGTGATGCCCGGCGACCTGCTCTCCGGTCCCCTCGCCCGCGCGTGGAAGACGATGAACGACAACGACCGCCTGCGGGCCATCGCGGACAAACTCGTCTCCCTCGGCAACGTCGCCCACGAGTACTTCGCGGGCGGCGAGGGGGCCGACTCCAAGACGCCCGCCGTCGTCGACCGCACGCAGGAGTTCATCGCGGATTCGGAGGACTGGTTCGCCTTCATCAACCTGATGGACGCCCACCTCCCCTACCACCCGCCCGAGGAGTTCGCCGCGGAGTTCGCCCCCGGCGTCGATTCCGCCGACGTGTGCCAGAACTCCAAGGAGTACAACTCCGGCGCGCGCGACATCGACGACGACGAGTGGACCGACATTCGCGGCCTCTACGACGCCGAAATCGCCCACATCGACGCGCAACTCACCCGCCTGTTCGACTGGCTCAAGGCGGAAGGCGAGTGGGAGGACACGATGGTCGTCGTCTGCGCCGATCACGGCGAACTCCACGGCGAACACGACCTGTACGGCCACGAGTTCTGCCTCTACGACCCGCTGATCAACGTCCCGCTGATGGTCAAACACCCCGCTCTCGACGCCGACCGCCGGGACGACACCGTCGAACTCGTCGACCTGTACCACACGGTCCTCGACGCCCTCGACGTGGCGGGCGGCGAACCGGCCGCGTCGGGCGACACCGCGGTCGCCCGCGACCCGACGCGCTCGCTCCTTTCGGCCGACTACCGCGCCTTCGACGCCGCGACCGACCCCGACCCCGGACAGGAAGCCGCCCCCGGCGGTAACTACGGCTTCGTCGAGTACTCCCGGCCCGTGGTCGAACTCAAGCAGTTGGAGGAGAAGGCCGCTGCCGCGGGCATCGACCTGCCGGAAGACTCCCGGTTCTACTCCCGGATGCGCGCCGCGCGCCGCCCCGACGCGAAGTACGTGCGGATCGACCGCATCGACGACGAAGCCTATCGCCTCGACGACGACCCCGCGGAGACGACGAATCTCGCCGACGGCGACGACGACGCCATCCGCGCCACCGAGGCGGCCCTCACCGACTTCGAGAC
This window encodes:
- a CDS encoding diacylglycerol/polyprenol kinase family protein — translated: MAELRRRAVHASGVGFPALYLLGLADWTTLRWLLLVGAGVAAGLETIRLWIGLDWAIYETLTREYERDNVAGYALYMFSMAGVALVFDPLVAVPGMLMLTLGDPISGLLGSNEAGRAKRASVIAVMFGVCFALAALVLVPHVPLPPALVAAAVGSAGATVADGFTPVVRGYVLDDNLTIPPVACLGIWLVLRVSA
- the glyS gene encoding glycine--tRNA ligase, which produces MSDARAITELAKRRGFFFGANEAYGGVAGFYTFGPEGAALKGNVESAWRDRFTVREGNDEIEAPTIAPEAVFEASGHLDGFDDMLVECGECGESHRADHLIEDASDIEEAESLPIPEVEELVAEYEIACPSCGAPLAGRPVEEFNLMFETTIGPGSGQSGYLRPETAQGIFVEFPRLKEYARNKLPFGITQIGRAYRNEISPRKGLVRTREFTQAELEQFVNPDTDEPPLDRVADVSLRLYPADEQEDPDGGYVEATVGEAVDEGIVASDWVAYYLGVAREWYERIGVDGDRFRFRQHLPGERAHYAADCWDAESEVGGAVADEDLDDPTAGDWIEIAGFAYRGDYDLSKHAEHGDDDFTVFEQYDEPRTVERAVVDPDMSVLGPEFGGQAGDVADALRDLAERNPDAFDGDEVRVEVDGETVTVDTDVTNFRIEEQTEAGEHVTPHVVEPSFGVDRTVYTLIAHAYDSDVIDGEERTYLSLAPEVAPTDVAVFPLVSDDALETLADDVVAALREAGLSVAHDDSGNIGRRYRRQDEVGTPLSVTVDHESVEAADETVTVRDRDTTAQVRVPTAELAAELGAILDGRAAFDDLLETYERVETDVTRS
- a CDS encoding CBS domain-containing protein, with product MQVADAMTPRADVVTVALPGTRDDALEYLQERGFSSIPVVKQTDDGEAYRGLVSRDDLIENPDEDQLALLMRDVPTTTVDADLVEVARMMLAENARRVPVVDDGLEGILTVTDVVRAIARGDVDGDTPVASLATAAVNTTHRGTPLTVAEREINYANVPYAIVLDDDGEMTGMLTEVDIIEVARVVEGEDDTGESIANEDDDWMWEGIKAVGNRYFPTRNVEIPREPVETFMTDDLVTVSGRKTAQEVARLLLSNDIEQVPLVEGGSLTGIVRDVDLLRGV
- a CDS encoding DUF7556 family protein, with protein sequence MAPDATAVGGQGSDVMASVDDGTGAPEFVIADVSRDDAWVSIQLRDASGLDDWR
- a CDS encoding sulfatase codes for the protein MSSDAPGNVLFVVMDTVRADHLTPYGYDRPTTPGLADFAAEATVFEEAVAPAPWTLPVHASLFTGLYPSQHGADQENPYLEGATTLAETLSAAGYDTACYSSNAWITPYTHLTDGFDDQDNFFEVMPGDLLSGPLARAWKTMNDNDRLRAIADKLVSLGNVAHEYFAGGEGADSKTPAVVDRTQEFIADSEDWFAFINLMDAHLPYHPPEEFAAEFAPGVDSADVCQNSKEYNSGARDIDDDEWTDIRGLYDAEIAHIDAQLTRLFDWLKAEGEWEDTMVVVCADHGELHGEHDLYGHEFCLYDPLINVPLMVKHPALDADRRDDTVELVDLYHTVLDALDVAGGEPAASGDTAVARDPTRSLLSADYRAFDAATDPDPGQEAAPGGNYGFVEYSRPVVELKQLEEKAAAAGIDLPEDSRFYSRMRAARRPDAKYVRIDRIDDEAYRLDDDPAETTNLADGDDDAIRATEAALTDFETHVGGAWTGAADADVTDDAVADMDEDAQERLRDLGYLE